One window from the genome of Yarrowia lipolytica chromosome 1B, complete sequence encodes:
- a CDS encoding uncharacterized protein (Compare to YALI0B23111g, gnl|GLV|YALI0B23111g [Yarrowia lipolytica] no similarity), with protein MSLFGRPTDPFQQALNVQSCHNTALRQYRMAVRSSNVRTRQRALRSHHIYLKQLLDNEAGYETDLFKSLKHIEEVVRKWSVLYKAGDRKGAQKAVEPIYLEFRDTCHTREFEKLSESEQDELLLDICLAYNRLNGSIQDSTALRGQL; from the coding sequence ATGTCCCTATTTGGCAGACCCACGGATCCTTTTCAGCAAGCCCTCAACGTCCAATCCTGCCATAACACTGCGCTACGACAGTACCGAATGGCAGTCAGATCTTCCAATGTGCGCACACGACAGCGCGCTCTGAGGAGCCACCACATTTatctcaaacagctgctggacaaTGAAGCGGGATACGAAACGGATTTGTTCAAATCTCTCAAGCACATCGAGGAGGTTGTCCGCAAATGGTCGGTCCTATACAAGGCTGGAGACCGCAAGGGCGCGCAGAAGGCTGTGGAGCCCATCTACCTGGAATTTCGCGATACCTGCCACACAAGAGAGTTTGAAAAATTGAGTGAGTCTGAGCAGGACGAGCTACTTTTAGACATTTGTCTGGCGTACAATCGGCTCAACGGCTCCATCCAAGACTCTACAGCTCTGCGCGGCCAGCTGTAG
- a CDS encoding uncharacterized protein (Compare to YALI0B23122g, similar to Saccharomyces cerevisiae YNL200C; ancestral locus Anc_2.49, similar to uniprot|O13725 Schizosaccharomyces pombe Hypothetical protein C15A10.05c in chromosome I), whose translation MLRVARIMKCLTSSKAAALDAELMAPSGGFSIDQLMELAGLSVAQAVYKYDKSLAQGKQVLVLVGPGNNGGDGLVAARHLCHLGAKPVIYYPKRTDRPLFNGLVTQLHNLDIKFLDDVNKSTFDSSAHVIDSLFGFSFKPPIREPFPKVIELLKETKTPTTSVDIPSSWDVDRGPEDDNAFQPSSLVSLTAPKGASRHLLPSTRHFLGGRFVSKHIADKYDLEVPAYEGLDHIVELTQNNKEAQI comes from the exons ATGCTCCGAGTTGCAAGAATCATGAAG TGCCTTACATCATCCAAAGCAGCAGCGCTCGACGCTGAGCTCATGGCCCCCTCTGGAGGCTTCTCAATTGACCAACTGATGGAACTTGCTGGGTTAAGCGTAGCTCAGGCGGTTTACAAATACGACAAGTCGCTAGCGCAGGGCAAACAGGTTCTGGTTTTGGTTGGTCCTGGAAACAACGGTGGCGACGGTCTTGTGGCTGCTCGACATCTATGTCACTTGGGCGCCAAACCGGTCATTTATTACCCTAAGCGAACTGATCGGCCTCTGTTCAACGGGCTGGTGACCCAACTGCACAACCTGGACATCAAATTTCTGGACGACGTGAATAAATCTACTTTCGACTCATCGGCTCACGTTATCGACTCGCTTTTCGGTTTCTCCTTCAAGCCCCCGATCCGGGAACCGTTCCCCAAGGTGATTGAGCTGCTTAAGGAAACTAAGACCCCAACCACCAGTGTGGACATCCCATCCTCCTGGGACGTGGATCGAGGACCAGAGGACGACAATGCCTTCCAACCCTCGTCTCTGGTATCGCTCACCGCACCCAAGGGCGCATCTAGACACCTGCTACCTTCAACCCGGCATTTCCTGGGCGGCCGGTTTGTGTCCAAGCACATTGCTGATAAATACGATCTGGAGGTTCCTGCCTACGAGGGGTTGGACCACATTGTTGAGCTTACCCAGAACAATAAGGAGGCTCAGATTTAG
- a CDS encoding uncharacterized protein (Compare to YALI0B23144g, weakly similar to uniprot|P47074 Saccharomyces cerevisiae YJL013c MAD3 spindle-assembly checkpoint protein, some similarities with uniprot|O94751 Schizosaccharomyces pombe Checkpoint serine/threonine- protein kinase bub1, similar to Saccharomyces cerevisiae BUB1 (YGR188C) and MAD3 (YJL013C); ancestral locus Anc_5.162), whose amino-acid sequence MSAPVEFAAFEHAKENIEPTREGRSAASLAAVFGNNSSDAEPERQEFEQRIKDSDLDDDPLQIWLDYINWTKDRYPQGATSQSNLVPLLERATAKFVNVPHYKNDVRYVRTWMTYVKYADTPREVFTHLASLGIGSQLALYYEDYASWLETNGYKNKANEVYQAGLDNNAHPVERLQRRYHQFCERCAANPPDPSESTSPAFPTVRPALSSKFGGALASGGAGGATEPATAAPRKKKLSVFVDEEIPDTSASSGPGYLGTNAVRRKENVMQATPWAGETMPSSSALKPAHPKLTVFREVQVPKSDKKNERISIDMDLLYDGGIEFCLEEVYAKSRGLYGKKYNARPATPKAKTTTIMVKDSSPTGPRPATPTMTLHTKGAMDDIYDMFNQPLGGQKHDTKQQNDDDNDDDDDDDDDIKDDSDLDNESDQDQIWEREITSDFTESLKRKVPSEPQAEFIRHVAKRYDVTESPRPYSGKTPYRYDKNSTPYSESPAYEVPKYAASVVSPQRTPASASLTDSVRRRKRLERAAETSPAARTPSRDQQNRLNVKQQQMMHQKYQHQIQQQRMQQQNRVRQLQQSPGSAGAAKRTAPGTDKRAIVIQQQRFKLAAPPPPFKTLQQPTYNPLDKRLRALLTQTALGRVENAQSLYQSRQTGLGIPAKVSPRNAVFLELEPYGTLKVNKKLGEGGFASVYLAEEVNNGKKNQALALKVEKPASIWEFYILFKLRGNMGIGPLQTPPLRIHSAHLFKDESVLVMDRFKGTILDAVNKMSGQIGEGIALMWTLDLLISVESMHHNGILHCDIKPDNIMVDNSEGRQAIIIDYGRSLDMSMFHDNVAFVADWDTDNQDCYEMRKRQRWTYQTDFYGVAACIFTMLHGSFIETTFRDGRHQFARGWKRYWQQDIWLPLVDFLLNPNKVCSIPTGEFNWPRDCEKTKKQLEAHRRAIEAYLDANPKVVSDPLRSIREVLK is encoded by the exons CAATGTACCTCACTACAAGAACGACGTTCGATATGTGCGAACGTGGATGACCTATGTCAAGTATGCAGACACACCTCGAGAAGTCTTTACCCATCTCGCATCCCTTGGTATCGGCTCTCAGCTCGCTCTCTATTACGAAGACTACGCCAGTTGGCTAGAAACCAACGGCTACAAAAACAAAGCTAATGAAGTCTATCAGGCTGGCCTTGACAACAATGCACACCCCGTGGAACGACTACAACGCAGATACCACCAGTTTTGTGAGCGGTGCGCCGCCAACCCTCCTGACCCAAGCGAATCAACATCCCCAGCATTCCCAACAGTGAGACCTGCTCTATCGTCGAAGTTTGGAGGAGCCCTCGCTTCTGGGGGAGCAGGGGGAGCAACAGAACCAGCTACTGCGGCCCCACGCAAAAAGAagctgtctgtgtttgtcgACGAAGAAATTCCCGACACTAGTGCTTCATCTGGACCTGGTTACCTCGGAACTAACGCTGTCAGACGTAAGGAAAATGTCATGCAGGCTACCCCGTGGGCCGGAGAAACCATGCCATCGTCCTCAGCGCTCAAGCCTGCACACCCTAAGCTTACCGTATTCAGAGAGGTGCAGGTGCCCAAGTCTGATAAAAAGAACGAGCGCATCTCCATCGACATGGACCTGCTCTATGATGGAGGTATCGAGTTCTGTCTCGAGGAAGTGTACGCAAAGTCGCGTGGTTTGTACGGGAAAAAATACAACGCACGACCGGCCACCCCCAAGGCCAAGACGACCACAATCATGGTCAAGGATTCTTCCCCCACTGGTCCTCGGCCAGCAACACCCACAATGACCCTCCACACCAAGGGCGCCATGGATGACATTTACGACATGTTCAACCAGCCGCTTGGGGGTCAGAAGCACGACACCAAGCAACAaaatgatgatgacaatgacgacgacgacgacgacgacgacgacattaAAGACGACAGCGACTTAGACAATGAGTCTGATCAAG ACCAGATATGGGAGCGTGAGATCACCTCTGACTTTACAGAAAGCCTCAAGCGAAAAGTGCCCAGCGAACCTCAGGCTGAATTCATCCGACATGTGGCGAAACGATACGACGTGACAGAGAGCCCCCGACCCTACTCCGGCAAAACACCCTATCGCTACGACAAGAACAGTACGCCATACAGTGAGTCACCTGCATATGAGGTGCCTAAATATGCCGCCTCCGTCGTTTCGCCACAAAGAACGCCAGCCAGTGCATCGCTCACAGACTCTGTGAGACGTCGCAAGCGCCTTGAGAGAGCTGCAGAAACGAGTCCGGCAGCACGTACGCCTTCCCGCGACCAGCAGAACCGCCTGAACGtgaaacagcagcagatgaTGCACCAAAAGTACCAGCACCAGattcagcagcagaggatGCAGCAACAAAACCGAGTGCGACAGCTACAGCAATCTCCTGGTAGTGCTGGTGCTGCAAAGCGCACTGCCCCAGGTACAGACAAGCGGGCCATTGTTATCCAACAGCAGCGGTTCAAGCTTGCAGCGCCCCCACCTCCGTTCAAAACTCTGCAACAGCCGACATACAACCCGCTCGACAAGCGATTGCGGGCActactaacacagacagctCTGGGACGAGTCGAAAATGCTCAGTCTCTGTACCAGAGCAGACAGACGGGTCTTGGAATTCCGGCCAAGGTTTCTCCTCGTAATGCTGTTTTCCTGGAGCTCGAGCCGTATGGCACGCTCAAGGTGAACAAGAAGTTAGGAGAGGGAGGATTTGCAAGCGTCTACCTGGCTGAGGAGGTGAATAACggaaagaagaaccagGCTCTGGCGCTCAAGGTGGAAAAACCAGCTTCGATCTGGGAGTTTTATATCCTCTTCAAGTTGCGTGGGAACATGGGAATTGGCCCGCTTCAGACCCCGCCGCTGAGGATTCATTCCGCTCATTTATTCAAGGATGAGTCtgtcttggtgatggatCGTTTCAAGGGTACAATTCTAGATGCTGTCAACAAAATGTCAGGCCAGATTGGTGAGGGTATTGCTCTCATGTGGACCCTGGATCTACTCATATCTGTGGAGTCCATGCACCATAACGGCATCTTACACTGTGATATCAAGCCTGACAATATCATGGTGGACAACTCGGAGGGTCGTCAAGCTATCATCATCGACTATGGACGTTCTTTGGACATGAGCATGTTCCACGATAATGTGGCCTTTGTGGCAGATTGGGATACGGACAATCAGGACTGTTACGAGATGCGCAAGCGCCAGAGATGGACCTACCAGACGGACTTTTACGGGGTAGCTGCGTGTATTTTTACCATGCTCCACGGGTCCTTCATCGAGACCACTTTTAGGGATGGCCGTCACCAGTTTGCCCGAGGCTGGAAAAGATACTGGCAGCAGGACATTTGGCTGCCCTTGGTGGACTTTCTGTTGAATCCTAACAAGGTCTGTAGCATTCCGACAGGTGAGTTCAACTGGCCTCGTGACTGCGAGAAGACAAAGAAGCAGCTCGAGGCTCACAGGCGGGCCATTGAGGCCTACCTCGATGCCAACCCCAAGGTTGTGAGTGATCCCCTGCGGTCTATTCGAGAGGTGCTAAAATGA